ATGCCATCTTCTCAATAATAAAAATTCCATCCTATTATTGATAAAAATACCATCCTATTGGTAATAAAAATGAGATGCGCTTGGTAATAAAAATGCCATGCCATGAAAACAAAATGCCATCTCTCACATATATCAATGCGATCTCTCAACAATAAAAATACCATCTTCTGAATAACAGAAATTGTCATCCTCTTAAAAAAATGCCATGCTATAAATATAAAACTGCCATGTgagaaattgaaaaaaaaatctagATTTTTGGACGAACTAAAAAAAATTAACTTTAGAAAACTATATGTAGCATTTCAAACACAAAATGTTTAGAAAGGCCTCTCAGCCCAGTGGCGATGGGCTCCTGTGCGGGGGTTCcatccccctacctcgtgacctttGTGTGCAATTTTTTGACAAAAAAGAAAGAAACGACGAGTCTGCCAGGAATCCGCGTACAATGAATGACTGGATAAGATCTACGTGGCAATGGCCTTGCGCCAAGATCCATGCACGTGCAATGTTTGGCGATGAGGGTGTTTGTTGGCTCTTGCCTCCTGGCTACGTCAGCTACCATTTCCATATTAATTTGATGACATAGTATCAGTAAATTGAATGACACTTAATAGTAACATGCAAATAAGTATAATACCGAAACGCTCATCATCAATTTGTCACATGTCTCATATAAATAAGTTTCTCTCAAGGGAGTTAAAGATGTGGATGCATCCACCTTTTTCTACGAAGGGATGAGCGTGGACTGCTTAGTATGGAGTCTGAACAAACATCAAAATCCCAAAACCCAAACATCTCCAGATTTCCTGCAAAATCCGAGTCCCGCCATCACCCATCACGCATCAGGTACTACTTGATTGTTAGAAACCTGAGGATAGACACAAGAGATTAGGCACATGTAAAAGAATGAgccataaagaaaaaaaaagatacaGAAAACCAAAGCATGTCCTTTTCAAAATTGAAATGAATAACTGAGCTATCATCTGGATGACATTCATGTCTTGAAAATGGGATTGCTGCGAAGAAAATGGTCAATTGGACACTATGATGGCACTTTAGGTCTCAAAACGATGTATTGCCCAATTTACAGTTCTGCACTTCATCAGCTAATCATGCCCGCTAGTACAAAACTACTTCCAGATAATGGAAGCtagttcttttttttttgcggggggatAATGGAAGCTAGTTCAGAAAACACTATACTCCTAGATGAAGAGTCCATGCTAAAAACATGTTGATAGTTTTTAGCAGGATTACAAATTGCTAGCACAAACTGTACGACTGGAGGAACAAATTCAAGTAGCTAACATGCTACAGAGATCTGCGACAATTAAAATTTTGAGCATGTGTATTTAGCAAATAAATACAACTAGTTCCACTGCAACACTAACCAGAACTTAACCAATCACATGCTAACTTCAATAATGACGACATTTTCTTACTGGAGGATGATGATATATAACTATATAAGGCAACACATACTAATTGTAATTGGCAAAAGGAGCAGAACATTATCGCAAGATCATAAAGTGCATGGAGTGAGTAAGAGATATATCTAAGAAAATTCAAAACCCTAAACATGTGAGTGGAATAGTGGATGACATACAGATAATAATGGATCATATAGAAGCATCAGCTAAGAGATAGTTAGTACCCAGAGACACATTGACTGGTAACTTGGCACGCTTCATTTAGCGTGATGTCTGTCTAAACGAACCAGAACATCTGCCAAAGTCTTGTTTTTCGTGACAGACTTCTTACCTGAAAATAGGCTCCTTTCATCAAGGTACAAGAATTTGAACAAAATAGTAACACGAAACAATTTATACTTACAATATATCTCTGCATTTTATATAAGAATTAAGCTAGCAACCAGAAGCTAAAATCGTACAAATTACCACGTAAATATTTGTCAAGAAACTCTCTTTGACCAAGACAATACCTAACTTTATTAGAATGTCAACTATAGAACATGTAGTGTATTAGAAATTTATAAACAACAGATAACTCTAATCATGTTTTAGCCTGGAAAATTTACTTGAAAGAAATCACCAAAGAAGGCTGCTGCCACTTCTCAGCATTAACTAGCAGTCAACTAATGATTCAATTATTTAGAACTTTAGATCAAAGCTATTGCCAAATACATGTTGGATTTCTCCCATGAAAATCCCCACAATGATGAAATAGTTTCAGAAAAGAAGTGCACAGCTTCATAACTGAGAATACGCTGACTTTTATAGGATTAACCTAAGCTACAGTGTACGAGGACAGGGAATATAGCTCTAAATATTGCTGCTCAAAAGCTAAATCACTCATACTACTTCATACATGTTTCAAGATAATTTGTCTATGACCAAGGCAACAGCTGACATGATTGGAAAACCGATAGCTTGAAATTCTCGAAGAGACATTTGGACAAACTATAGGCATGCTCAAGTTGACAACCAATGTGGAACACAAGGGGCCAAACACACATGAATTAGATTAAGCATATATGTGGAGTCTCATCAACACAGCTCATGAGGAATGTGATACTGTAATCACCTGGAATCGGGCTTGATCGAAGAAATGAAGGGAGCACGCACGGTAGATAGGAAGTTGTTGCGGACTCGCTCGGAGGAGACATGTCAGTAGGTATTGCAGTACTCTCAATCATCCTCTTCCTGGACATGTCGATGCTGAAATTAACTCTGTCCACGTTGAGATGCAGCAGGTTGGTGTCCAGTGGATCGACAGCAGCAACCAAAGGCATCTCCTTGGCATTACCTCCATTGGGCAAAAGATCAACCGACACCTGGTGCTGCAGCGTCCAGCGGCGGCTCTCGTCGTCGAGCGTGAAGGATCTGATATGTAACGGGTCGACCTCGGCATAGAGCAGCCTGCCGGCGCTGACCCCCATGTGGCGGTGCTTGATAAGCTGCCTCATTTCGTTCTCGTCCAGTTGGTCAGGAAGCATGCTGTGTGCCGGCAGCTCGACGGGGCAGAGTTCAGGCCGGTCGCTGAACGGATCGACGCAGATGGCGCCCCAGCTCACGTCCACCCACCAGAGCCGGCCTCCGTAGTCCAGCACCTCGTGAACCATGTGCATCCGCCGCCTAGGCGGCATCGGGGACGGCAGCACCCGCTCGTCCCAGTCCCCTGTCTCCGAGGAGAACCGGCGCAGCAGGAAGCGCTGCCCGCCGTCGACCTCGGTGAGCTGAGCAGCGGCATACCTCTTGGGCGGCCCGCTGGCGCCGTAGGCCTGGGTGAGGAGCCCCATGCCGTCGGTCAAGGTCTTCTCGGCGCCGTCGAAGTCCGGGAGGCGGAGCAGCTGGCCGGTGACCGGGTTGCAGACGAAGCGCGCGAACCTCCGGTAGAGGAGCTTCAGGTCATGAGCCTGGAGGCGGCTCATGTGGGTgtccaggaggaggaggccgtggccGCTGGCGGCGAGGACGAGGCCGCGAAACAGGCTGACGCACTTGGGTTGGGGCGGAAAGGGGTCGATGTCGAGGGCGTGGCTGGGCACGGAGACGAAGGAGAcggacggcggcggggcgagcGAGGACGACACGCTCTCCGTGGAGTTGGACCCCTGGGAGACCCGGTACATCATCGCCCAGggagggcgcgcggcggcggtggagagggTGCGGCGAAGGCGGCCGGAGACGGCGGCGCGGAGAAAGGACAGCATTTTGGCGGCGGCGGATTTGgtgggggaaagggagagggaggagtACTTCTGTCGTGTGCAAGTGCAACCGGGGAGGCTGCTCTGCTCTGCCTGGCTGGTTCACGAGCACTAGTGCCCGCAGCTCTGACCTCCCTCTCACAATCAGGCTTTCTTTTCCACTGTCAGTGACACGGACACGGACGGCCTATTGGCTATTGGTTCCTCGCGTGGTGTATCCCAACCGGCCAATTTTATGGACCGGCAATGCTTCCTTCCTACAAGCCCCGTCTCGTTGTGGTTGTTGAAGGAAAGATTCAAATTGGGGAGAAGGGCTCGGCACATCTCCAACGCTCACCTGCAAATGCATCCGTCCGTGGACTCCTTGAACTCCGGGGGGCGGAACAGCTAGCCGAAGACGTGATTGCAGACGAAGCGTGTGAACTTGCGGTAGACGAGCTGCTAAGGGGCGACCTTGAGGAGCACCTCGACGGGAAGGTCCAGGCCGGAGAGCGGGTGAGCCCTGGAGTGGGACTTGAGGGTGCCCAAGAGGAGGAAGCCGTGGCCGCTGGTGGAGGAGGTCACCCTGCCTCATTTCCGCACCATTGATTGAGGCACGCGGTCCCTACCGATGCCTGTGCTGGCAAGCCCTGCTGCCGCAACTAGGCCCACTTTAATTATTTTATATATGTATTAAGCCGTAGTGCGATTCATTTTCGGCCCCTATATATGAATGAAATGTCGGTTGATGAATCGTTCGTATTTCTAGTTCAGTGAACCATTTTCAGTTATATTTGAATGAATCTGCATGTTGTGCATGGTTGGGGAATTGAAGAAGACATAGTTAGCCAATGACATACGGGTGCCACATGGAAGGAAATTTTGGAGGTTGTATTACATCGATTCTTAGTTTGCGCGTAGACTTTGAAGCCTCCATAATTTGAAGGAAAATCCGATTCCGTAAATCAATCTTAAAATGGTGACACATGGCAATTTCCATGACGCACAATGTTCGCTCTCATGCCCCCTCCCAGGAAACAGCTCAATCGTTTGGTTCCATACACCTCCCGAGGGAATGATCCGTCTATAGCATGACTCCCTCGTATGATGTAGCATGAAAATTATTGGAAGTATGTATGGCAACTACTCTGTATAGCATGGAATTCTTACACATGTGGACAACTTTGCCTTTGTCATAGCCTATATTGCCATAGCCTAACAATTTCTCTCTAGCACGGCATGGCAAATCCCTGAAATATGTTGGCGATTCTCTCTGCTGCGGTGTGGCAAATCTCCGAAACGCATGACAATTCTTTCTGATGTAACATGACAATTATGTTCTTCTTAGCATGGAAAATCTCTATGTAATAGCACGACAAGTCTCTATATTATAGCATGACAATTCTTGAACATTTCTCCCGAAATGACTTTTTTAGGGAGCATTCTCTAGTGCCATCGTTCACTCAAATGAGCCTACTCGAGGGAATGTTTGTTCGTGCCAAGGTCCTCTTATAAGGAATGTTAGCTCCCTATTAGCATCCATTTTTTAACGATTGTCTCCATTAATTCTTAAACAACATAAATGTTTTCTGTCTCAAAACATGAACTACACATATGAGTAAATATGAAACTAGTTTTGTGAAAtataaaattattatttttaatttggtacaccctccgttccataattcttCTCATGGTTTTAGTTCATTTGAACTAAAAcctaatttgaactaaaaccatgacaagaATCATGGAACAGTGGCCTAAtattattttctatttttcaaaaGGGGGGGGAGGAGAAGTAATCCTTCCCACCTGAATTGTATTCATTTTGCCTATAGGCTTTGCAACATAATACATGACAGGGTTCAAGTGAACGAGAAGTATAGGGGGCACAAGTAGAAGAGATAAAGCAAAACAACACATGGCAAGGGGGGACACAACACAGCAGGGGCACCTCTGTACGCTCGAACTACAAAGGTGCCGATCAACCGAGACTGCACAATACCGTGACACCGCCTGTGTCATGGAGTACATTCGAAAGGCCACGCCAGGCTGAGATGACACTAGGGCACCTGTGTGCCACCAAGGTAGTCATAGTCGAAGGGCGTCACCAAGCCTAACAAAATTTTGAATATATTCAAACACTTTTCATATGTTTCTAAAAATACATGGGCATTTTTTGATAAATGATGCTTTATTACTTAAAcggtttaagcattacacccggcctaTGCATAACTAAGATGAACACAACCATAACCAAGTCCAAGttctaaaaaatcaaaaaaaaggcGAAATACAAAGAATCATGTGGAGACTGTATAACCCCTAAGACGTAGAAGGGCCAATCCGAAGATCATGATGCCATCCATGTCAAGTAAAAGTATTCCTCACCGTGACCTCCAAGTGTGTACCCACCTCCGTAAACATGTCTTAATTCTTTACACGTTGTAGAGACAATCATAAACAGAGCATATCGATACATCTATAGATAACCTTCAGAAGAGAAGAACTTTTATCGTTAAAaatcttatcatttctacatagccaaagcgaccaaatcacGACAGCCACTCCCGCCCTGAGAAGAATTCTAAACTTGTTATTGATCCCATGTAGCCAGTTGCCAAAAATATGAGAGTGAAGATCGCCAAGATTGGGCATGCCATCTCTAAGTATGAGGTACAAAAGAGAGTGAAGATCACCAAGATTAAAAAATGAGAATTTCTACTTTGGGCTTATTGTGTGGTGGATGCCCCTGGCTTTCCAAATTTTGATTTCACAAAAGGTCAGATAGTTTTCTATCAAGATATTTGTGAGACTCGTATACTGAAAACACTAAAATTGAAATAAATATAAACATGTAAGATGATAAAGTATTACAAAGATGACTGCTATCTTTATTCTATTTTCAATTTTTGTTTACTTTTATTTATATTTGGATGGAATATTTTTTAACTAATTGTCTCAAATAAAGATTGAGAAAAACAACATCATCTCTCGTTGAGGTAGTTAGATGCAGTAGACAATATAGTGATGAACATTTTATAGTAAAGGTTATATAGATGAGAAAATCTCACATTccgaaataaaatgatttaataatgATGAAAATATATTTAGTATAGATAGGTGAACGGTATGAACAAAACGCATTAACCAACCAAATTAAGTATCGGAGCAAATGGATATTAAACTAATTACCCCTATTTAATGAAGCCACTCAAGATGATAACCACGATATTATGTCCAGAAATTGATTAAATGCGGTAGCAGTGTGTCAGTCTAACCAAACTAAACCACAATCACTGTAGATAACTGCATAAGGAAGTAGCAGATATCATAGATGAACAAAATAGTAATGAAGTAGCCCCTAGGGATCTCAACCCTTGGATCGCTTGATGATAGCCTCCATCGATCAGCCTGGAGGGCGTCCCGCATGGCGCCGATCTCGAAGGCATCCTTGAGGGCGGACACGAGGACCTCCGCGACAAACTCCAACTAGTGAACTGTGTTGGCGAGATGAGCGAGCACAACACGTGCCGCCCTGCTCGTTCGCATTATGGGAGGCCATCTGGTGTGCGGATGGCTGTCGCACGCTTGGAGAAGTGGCAGCATGGAGTGTGTGAGGTAGTATTGTGGCTGGAAAAGCAGCACCATCGCTTGGTTGAGCCGGCCATAGAGGCACTGGTGGAGCTGCGTCGCCGCCGTGTCCGCTATCGCTCTCTCCTGCCCCCCTGACTGGATCTCCCCCCTCCCCTCAGTACTAGATACTAAACGTAGGTGTTGTAGAAGGAAGGAACCCGATCGATCCAACTCTCCCTTGCTGCAACAAAATTTAAATAGGGGAGAGGAAGGAAATTGGTGTGGTGTGCACGCCTAAATAGGCATGAGCACTTCACCCACGAACACCAGATCCAGAAACATCTCGTCCCACTCTTGGACGACGCCGATGAGGTGTTGCGGGAGACACCAGTGTCTACGTCGAGGAGGGCAGCCCATGTGGCATCACTGGCGGACATGAAGGCCAGGTCCCGCAGCCGGTTGTCAAGCCTCTTGAGCGACCTTGCGACATATATTGGCATGACCACAGAGGTCAAATAATCTTACAATATATGTTGATCATGTCAATATAATTGAGCAACAACACTAGTATGATGTTGTGCTAGTTGGGTTAAGTGAGTTGCCTAGAGTTATGGTCTCACCTACTAAACTTGAGAATATAGGAAGGACGAAGTGAGACAACATGAAATTCAGTAGTGGAAGGGGAAACAAAAGAAGAGGCCGAAGACAGTGACAGTGATGATCCAGAGGAGCAATTCAGTGATAGTGACTATGACATATAGAATGGAGATGGTGAATTATATGAAAAGAATGTAGATCATGCCGAGAAGGATGGATTAATTCATGAGAAAGTGAAGAGCAAGTTGTACAAGGAAGATGagccaattttttttctgttctcAAGCTTCCAAAAGAAGAGGGGAACATGCATGTAAGTGcacctagtgccacccctagttggttttggagtattgacgacaaacttggttgagggactaatgtatttgtgagattcgcaggataacacaggtagtagtccctcattgattcggtttacctaccggagatgacccataaaaatgtgtgaagacattgaagacaatggtggtatgtgaagatattcacaacgaagattatgactcgagaagacattcacgtgaagactatggagtgcgaagacatagttgtttcgtagtttccttttcttctttgttgagtcataggaaccaccgcactgttaagtgagtccaagtgaacaaagtcagaatgactgatgtgatgctcaaccaaatcgtatgtctttgagcgaagacaatgagagcaaatcttatccagagctggatgagtcagctttacttgtagcccaagtcaagctgccgcgtgtgtttgaaatctgaccattggacacatgtcagttccttagtgacccagggtcatttcggacaaatcaggtcggattgcttcctggctataaatagcccaccccctacaccataaattggtggctgctcagagttagtgcacggcttttgtcgtttgagagcaacccacctctgaagcatttgagagagagatccttgcgaggacaaagcccaaaacacccagagccaaagagtgttaggcatcactgaagtctttctgtccgcgtgatctgaagacttattacacttgaggactgtgaatcctccagccggttaggcgtcacgttctgagcatccaagagtcattgtggattgccggtaaacaaagtctgtgaaggtttggaagtctaccttgaagacttaccagagtgattgggcgaggactaagtgtccttagctcaaggggaataagctgaagacgcggtcttctgagttgaatctcagcctccctaaccagacgtacagttgtcacagcaactggaactggtccaacaaatcattgtcctcttcaagcaactggttctatcacttccctctctttacttacagtttgtcttcatgaagtcattgcctgcttgcatgatctgattgacttcactgtgtgaagactgttgttgtttggcttcatactatcttccatcctgatccatactgcctagctactaatagtcttcgtgctttcacttcattacttACATGACTATAgtcatggcttgtctagtgtagtcttccttccgctgcatatcaataggttcatttctattgtctgtcttcgaaactcccatgttttgaagactttcataaaaatcgcctattcacccccttctagtcgataactagcactttcaattggtatcagagcaaggtgctcccttgttctgtgtgattcggtttaaccacctggagttttagctatatcgactgcagggataatcaaagtctccgctgcgtgccctgtcttcgatggcactgattacccctactggaagaataagatgtgcatgcatcttgaagctattgatgtcgacctctggtatgtcatcaagaacggcgttcccaagaccggtgaaggtgtcacccctgctgatgtcaagaagttcattcaactggattctactgccaagaacatcatctgtggtcatctgaccaaaggacagtatggtcctGTGAGTGCTCCGGAaacttcgaagctagtctgggactggctctccagggtcaatgaaggcgtctcaacccagagagactcaaggatcagtgttcttcgcaacctctttaaccgcttcaagagaaatgacaatgagaatgtccagctcacatttgatcgtctcactgatatcacaaatgagcttcatgcactcagcactactgagatcaccaagcatgaaatcgtcaagacactcctgagatcacttgacagctcgtttgacacccttgccctgatgattcatgaacgccctgacttcaagactctcgatctgtctgacatacttgagaggctcaacacacatgagttccagttatctgagaaaagatATATCTATGGTCCCAGCTATGGCcgtactcgtgctttgaaggcaaaggttgtttcctcatctgaagaagaatctgactgcagttctggggatcctgaagacattggaaaggagcttgctatgcttgtgaagaagttccagaaattcaccaagaagaaaggcttcataaagtcttcaagatccagctcgagaaatgatgaagcttctactcatgaccacaagaagagaacatgccacaagtgcaagaaacctggtcactccatctctgagtgtccacagtgggataatgagaacaacaacaagaagaagagcaaggaatatgattctgatgacaagaagaagaagaaatcctcaaagtcttcttccaagtcttcatccaagtcttcatcacacaagaagagctcatctagcaaggctcgtgcttttgttggcaaggagatggattcagaggaggagtctgcttccgaggaggtagaggtggagtctgaggaggagtctgactctggcgttgcaagtctagctctagctacagcctacgttgccaagtccatcttcaacactgaagacaatggctccgtcaccaacgctgatgctaatgacaaggacgactttgctcccacctactgcttcatggcacacggtgccaaggtaaactcacgcgatgcttactttcaaacatcaagtgaagatgactctgattgtgaatccaaacctaactacaaaacacttgctaaaattgcaactgaatgtggaacatattcaaaaattgttagacaaaagcgatgacctgttggacgcggaaatgacccgatctcagtccttaattgaagacatcaaaaatcttcatgttaagtacgaggaatttgaaagtcgtcatgaaacgctctcaacaactcatgaaaagctttcctacgattatcttcaaaggaagcaagaccttgagaaattgagagcggctcatgaagatcttcaaaaagagaacgagtcacttcgcgctcaacagatcagtcccgctcaggaaggatttgaaccaccatgtctaaatgccttgagcgtgataacgctacttctgttgttgaatgttctactgctgctactgttgcaatatcttcaactggtgatgtagtaactaacccctctgctgaggatgccactactattgctgatgagaatgccaggttgaagacattgcttgagacagggatgtacaaaagtctcaaaggacatcagacactacgtgatgtcctcaaaaagcatattctgaaccgaaaccctaggaaagagggtgttgggttcgagaggaaaatgaatgttgatggttcttactggaagcctgagcagtatcccaaaaccacatgggttgctgcaaagggaccttcagtggatccatccaccttatctggcttcacttgtgctaacccgattatcattgatgaatcctttgatgcaaactataaactgtttaagaatcagaatggtgaagtgtttgccaggtatattggtactaactgttgGAATGGATCACCTTTGAAGAGgatctgggtgcccaagagttgtcttgagaaccttcaggtgaatgtcatcatgacaccacctgggaagaagacaaaccccagaccaaaggcttcatatggtccaaaggcttcatacagacacaggactcaccagagtcaccctaacgccaatgttttgcagggaaatcatactcagacttgtGAATATGAGCGTTTTTCTTCAAACCgttatgttcataagaccaagaactattctgcttattcttatgatattattcacctcctgcaaggctattttctagggctccaaagccaaagttctcagatgctgcacttagactcattgcttcgaagccacccctgaaaatgtgggtggttaagaaaacataactctcttttgcagggaaaggtctccagccagaaatcaaaggcgtctgatgctattgctggggacctaaaacatcttgtggggtgcaagataaaaggcccaaatggtcttactatgtattttgttcctgaatcactaccaatcatcctatcagtcctaacctggatcttagctttgataatccgcttgttcgtcaaatgtttatgcttcacaatacccttggtgaagcctatccccctaactgcactgtagggtatgacaccacatgcttcagaatggattatggacagtggatgcactaatcacatggctggtgatcgaagtcttctcatggactcaaccttacgtccatctgacaagagtcacatcacatttgctgacactggtaaaagcaaggtattgggtctaggtagagttgcaatctcaaaggatcaacacatggataaagtgatgcttgctgaatcccttggtttcaacttaatgtcggtctcaatgctttgtgatttgaacatgattgtgatatttggaaaatatcgttgccgtcttaatggaatctaacaaatctctagtctttgaagggtatcgaaaagacgacgtgtacatggtagatttctcagcaggaccacagatggtcgtatgtcttctagcaaaagcctTAGAGTGCTGGCTCTGtcatcggaggctaggacatgctgagaagaagaaacatgtcgtaggcatcgaaggcgtcaagttcaagaaggatcatctgtgtggtgcctgcgaagctagaaagatgacaagggccaagcatccctcgaagacaatcatgactacatctcaacccttcgagctgcttcacatggacttatttggccctactcattactctactcttactaccactgcctgtctctatggcttcgtcattgttgatgattattcaagatatacatgggtgcatataatcctctacaagaatgaagtgcaggatgtttTCAGACGATTTTCCAACCGTGcgatgacgaactatggcatcaagatcaagcacatcagaagtgacaatggcacagagttcaagaacaccggcctcgacacttatcttgatacattgggcatcactcatgagttctctcctccatacacacctcagcagaatggcatcgtggagcgcaaga
This DNA window, taken from Triticum aestivum cultivar Chinese Spring chromosome 1D, IWGSC CS RefSeq v2.1, whole genome shotgun sequence, encodes the following:
- the LOC123170832 gene encoding uncharacterized protein, with translation MLSFLRAAVSGRLRRTLSTAAARPPWAMMYRVSQGSNSTESVSSSLAPPPSVSFVSVPSHALDIDPFPPQPKCVSLFRGLVLAASGHGLLLLDTHMSRLQAHDLKLLYRRFARFVCNPVTGQLLRLPDFDGAEKTLTDGMGLLTQAYGASGPPKRYAAAQLTEVDGGQRFLLRRFSSETGDWDERVLPSPMPPRRRMHMVHEVLDYGGRLWWVDVSWGAICVDPFSDRPELCPVELPAHSMLPDQLDENEMRQLIKHRHMGVSAGRLLYAEVDPLHIRSFTLDDESRRWTLQHQVSVDLLPNGGNAKEMPLVAAVDPLDTNLLHLNVDRVNFSIDMSRKRMIESTAIPTDMSPPSESATTSYLPCVLPSFLRSSPIPGKKSVTKNKTLADVLVRLDRHHAK